Genomic DNA from Candidozyma auris chromosome 1, complete sequence:
GCCTATCAGAAGACGGCCTTTCGTTTCTTTGTTGGGCGTGGAGTGCTGGAGAAGTGAGTGGCTCAAACGTCGTTTGCATGGGAGCGTTGGCGCcgttgttggtgttgacTTGCAGCTCCAAAGGCGTCACTGCTGGGGAAACTAGCGGGGTGAACACCGCATCCGGGCGCACCCCTGAAGAAGTTTGGTTATATGAATGAGACAGAGaatgaagatgttggtTCTGGCTCTGCTGCTGTCTTTGTTTATGAAATAGATGTTCTTCATTATAagatttttcattttggCCAGGTAACAACGGCGACTGAAATTGTGCTGCGTGCTGTTGAAAGCTATGATTCTGACCGTTAGGAAGTAGCGCAGGCGTATTATCTGGATACGCCAGAGGAGGAAAGGCCTTCAGGCCCAGGCCCAAGTCGTCAGGCATAATGAAGTCGATCAGGTCCAAGTCGAAATGCGCCACAGCAGTATGATCATGTTCCTCGTTGATCACGTACTGGTCTGCTTCGTATGGGAGCTTTCTCGTGGCCTGGCCCGGTGTAGGGGCATTGGTAGGCGTGCTGTGCAGCGAAGAAAGCCACTCGTCCATTTTTATAAGGAGTAGACTCTGTGAGGATTGAAATTTGGATTACTTTGAAGCAGATAATTAGATTTCAAATGCCTTGGTGATGCTTTAGTAATCCCTTACTAATCTCAGTAATCCTTCGGTAATTGAAGTGAACTGACACGTCTAAATCGAGTGAAATATATGGGCTTGGATAGTTTTGCCAGTCTCCACAGCGGCAGCTAAGTAGTGGAACCAGAAGAATAAATGGGCTTTGTAATAATTGTGAGTTTCGGGGTATTTAGCGAGAATACTCGATCAGGTTTCTTCGAAGTCCTCTTCCAAGTAATTGGTCTTGTCTCTGAAGGACTCAGGTACACAAGTGTGGGGATGATCGAGGAAGCAAATATCCTAGCTCAACGGCTTATGTGACAGTAGTGGGAGCTCTGTAAATCAAAAAGGAGCGTCTCTTTGAAATTTCAGCTTAGTACGTGTTTGTCAAATAACACCACAAGGTATTCCAAGATAACGGATGTGGAGTGGAATCTCACGTGAGCTTGAACCGAGGGAGTCGAAGAATAGGCCCTGGAGAAACGGTTGGGATgaaaaaaaacaaaaatattGAAATCGATATTCAAATGAGTTTCCCCTGAATTTCAGTTGGCAACAGTAAAGATTATTTTGATTCTGTGTGGATTGTGCTTCTGTCACAAGATGGGCGATGCTGTGCCTCGCGTGTGAAAAGGTGAActcaagaaaaaaattgacaaaagaaaagcaccGGCCAGACAGAAATGTCAAGAACGAATCAACGTTATTGGCCAGCTGCCTCAACGGGGCCAAATGCAAAACACGTAGCCGACTTACGCCAAAAGTGCTATTGGGAGGCCCACGTGGGTCCAGTAGTATGAAGGTGCGCCCTTAACTATGGAGCTGTGAAATAAACTGAGGGAGGAGGAAGGTTTTAGAGAGGAACAGAATGGGCTTAATCACGGAATTAGAACCGAGTTTCTGTGCAATACTAGGATCTTTTGCTGGATCTGTGCTGGTAATAAAATTTGTATTGAAATTGAATGTAGTTTTGTGTGGAAAAGGTGTATGCTGGGGACTTGACGTGATAGATAGCTTTTACCACTCGAAATATTTGGGTggatttttcatttctcTTGGAGAATTTTTAAAACTAAAAAATGTGTCACTATTTACGAATGCTACGTACGGATAATAGCGGATGGTGAATGGGTATGGCCTGAATTTAGCACATTCTACTGTGGTAGCCTAGTATTTTTTGAAATGCCCAAAAATCGCCATGACTACTTGCTTAACACCAAAAACTGTATTCGCAGATTACATCCTGTCAAATAGCATCGAATCATGAAGCATTTTTCTCTGCTGTCTTTTGTGTGTCTTTCTCGTGATTCTATGTCTATTCTAtgaattggctgcaaaaaatgtcgtcgccTGGTCACGATTAATCCTCCTCACTATCTCTCTAGCCAGCTCCAATTGCGGGCCAAAAATAGCACCATCAGACTGTTCTCATCAATACAATCTTATAAAACtgcttttggaaatctTGTCTGACCTTAGCCTACATTGGCACCACCGTTGCTGAGGCagccacgacattgtcgcttTGGCTGATAAATGCCCATGCCCCATGTCTATCAATGCCCAGTGTGTTAAATAATTAGGTGAATGATACTAGACTTCTTTATCCTAGGTTCTTTCCTACTCATCTTAATAAAGCAGTCAGAAGTGAAAATTCTATTCATGCGTCGGCAACATTCTCACAGCCAGTAGAGCTCGCTTAAGAACTGATATGAAGCAAAAGCCTTATTCAAATCTATGCAATGGTCTCCAGGCTCCATTACGAGCTAAGTCTATATATATTATCATAAAAATCTCTGCATTGTGCTCTCTAGTCACATACTTTCAATTGCCGTTGCAAAATTCTACTAGAAGAAGTAGCCACCCAATATTTGAAGGATACGCTAGATCATGGCAACAATAACATTCTGGGGGTACTGTTTCAAGACCTAAAAATGAAAATCTCATTTCAGATTGGACTTACTCTTTGAAATACTACTTCAGCCCTCTCACCGTCTATATACATCGCGCATCACCTACTGACTACGCTAGTATGTCCAAAAGACTGGGGGACAGTCTAGAGCTGAAAAAGCTCGTCACATACAAacgaaagaaaaagaggaataTTCCATACATTCACAATTCACTCACGCTGAAACCTGACAAAAGGGCCAGCGACGATGAAGACACACTTATAGATATCCGTTTGGCCCTGCCCAACAAACATACgccttcaagaagcaaacCAAACTTTGAGGATTTGGATAAGCTCATAGACAAAGAGAGGCTGAAATCTGGGAGCCCGAGACCTGTGGAAACGACGTACTCTTCGCTACCGACCAGCATTTTGGAGGGGAACCTCGATTTGGAACAACCAACCTTGGACAGGTACAAGAAGCGCAAGTTTCCTCTACCGACATCACGAAGGGCCCTCAAGGCTCGTGTAGAGAAGCTTCTACCTACTATTCCAAAGCTACTTGCTGGAGAAGAGGAATTGAGCTTCTACTACACTTTAGCTCTCGACCAGCGCAAGAAGCTGCCTCATAAGACAATGACGTCGCTGGAGCAAGACAAGATCGAGTGGAAACGGTTTATTGGAGGTTTCTACGGTCTTAAGCGGCAGCACTTTGTGGCAAGATTGATTTTGACCACATTTGGCGACGAGCTTAGGAAACTGCCCAACAAGACGATAGTGTACTGGACCCCAGAATCGTTTGCAACGTACGTTTTGGCCAACGAAATTCTTTTGAGGATTTTGGCGGCAGACGAAGGCTTACTGTTCGCCGAAGCAGAGCGATTCATGAAGGATACTATCGACTATGGTTGCTACGCAGCCGATGGTGTAGAGTTCAAAGATGATATTGAGTTGGGAGATGTCTTGGGCATGCTGGAGAAGACGGAGGAGAAGGataagaaggagaagacggagaagaaggagaagaaggaggagaaggagaacagtgagaagaatggctgggagaagcaaaagaagaagtagtATTGGTGAACGATCAGCCAACTTTGCTTGAAGGACTAGAGAAGTTAGGGAATTGTGGAATAATTCTCACGATGGAGAACTGTGATGTCATATATGTGTCTTGAAAGTACGACAGAAATTTTCAGGCTATTGTGGATTTTCGGATTCATTGCGCTACTTCTCACCTTCTTGGTCCGTCTCTATTATCTAAACAGCCTCCCAATGGGTTTGCAATTCGGATATAAATTCTGGGCGCAATAGAATTGGTGCAATGAATTTATGGAATTTTGAAATTTATAGAATCTGTCGTCGGCTTCATTCATTGGGTATTTTTGTCGTCGCAGCCACAGCTTGACtacttttcgcagccgttGCTGTAAATCAGTCACTTTCAAACATACAAACAAATAGCTTCACTACTACAATTATCCATATTCCATCACCTTTTTATTTCCTCTCCAAACCCCTTGTCATCTAGACATCCTATTATCTGCACCCGGCCAAGTCTACTTTTCTTCACCTAGAACCTACCTTATCAGCCCCAAGATCATCGCGAAAATCACCATCCAACTACGTCTCCACCAACCACCCCCAGAGCAACTCAGAAATTGCCCAATCACGGCACGGCTAACGACAGCACAACTCAGCCTCCCCCCTCActcattgagcttcttccaaagtGTTGCGTACGCTTCTCAAATCCGTGCCCCGGTCGCTTTGCTTGACCCCAAGGAGACTCATGTCTGACAAAGTCTACATCTCTGGACTCCAGGGCCACGCCATTGTCGGCTTGGACCACTGGCAGAAGCCCGTTCCGCATCCTGTTTCCATTGACGCCACCTTCAGTACAGATTTCACCCTGGCGCTGGAGAAAGATAATTTGAAATACTCGTTGAACTATGCCGTGATCGCTGACCACTTGCTGAAGTTTTTGGCACAGAATAGCCAGAAAAACTTTCATTCTTTGGGTGGATTGGGCAGAGACCTTTTTGTTCTGCTAGCTCACGAGCGTAGCAAGTGCACTGGAGTGGAATTGACCGTGCTGGCGCCGAAACTCGATATTCGTGCTCCTGTGCTGTTTACCACAGACGGAACGGTTGGAACGTACAAAGTCCACGGTCTCAGGGCACTTACTCTTATAGGTGTTTTCACATTTGAGCGTCTTAATCGCCAGTTTGTGGAGTTGGACATTGACTTGACGATGGGCAAGGACGTGACCCATTTGCACGTTCCCGCGGTTTCGGCCTCTGTGTGTGAGTATTTGGAGCAGGCAAATTTTAAGACCGTCGAGGCCCTTGTTAAGCATGCACTGCAGTGGATTCTACAAGAGTTCATGGCGGTTGAAAGCGTCCACGTTCGTGTGACTAAGCCGAACGCTATAGTGTACACTGACGGTGTTGGAGTATCGTGTAAATGCACAAGAGAGGAATTTGTTGGCGTGGATCCCATCAAGTTCAATTTGGCACCTAAAAATGGCACTTCTTTTGACTTGCCCGTTGAGGAAAACGGCCACAGCCATTCTGCATCAGTGCAAATAGCATACATTGCATTTGGCTCCAATGAAGGGAACCAACTTGATAATATCTCCAAAGCATTGGCTCTCCTTGAGCTGCACCCAAGCATTTCCATCCAGTCTACATCGTCGCTCTATGTCCTGAAACCGATGTACCACACCGACCAGGCAGACTTCTACAATGGTGTTGTGAGAGTGCAATGTGAAAACATGTCGCCtcatgagcttctcaagttgatcaaggacaTTGAGTATACCCACTTGAAACGCTTCAAAGAATTTGACAATGGGCCTCGTACAATTGACTTGGACATCGTTCTCTTTGGGAACAGAACCCTCAACACTCCCGATTTGGTGGTGCCCCATAAACTGATGCTAGAACGCACGTTCGTGCTTCAGCCACTTTGTGAGCTAGTTCCTCCTGATTTTATCCACCCAGTAAGCGCAGAACCTATTCATGACCATCTTCGGAAATTACTTGCAACGTTTCCAGACCCAACGGTTCAAGAGTCTgctgagcttcttctggtggTTCCCGGCAACCGTACACACCACTTGACATTCAGTCATAACAGCAAGAGACCAACTCTTATTATGGGCATATTCAACTCCACGCCAGACTCTTTTAGTGATGGCGGTAAGCATTTCAAGCTTACTGAAGAGGATATAGTTAAGGCTGCGCTTAAACTTAAAGCAGAGGGCGCCAGTGTTATTGACGTTGGCGGCGTTTCTACAAAACCTGGGTCACATGCGCCGTCTGTTAACGAGGAGTTGGATCGTGTGGTGCCTGTCGTTAAAACAATCCGTTCCTGCAAAGAccttgatgatgtctttgTCTCTGTGGACACTTATAGAGCAGAGGTTGCAGCGAAGGTCCTTGAGGCGGGCGcagacatcatcaacgataTCTCCATGGGAACGTTTGATCCTGGGTTATTCCCCGTTATTGCCAAATATGGCTGTGGATACATCATGAGCCATACAAGAGGCACGCCTGCTACAATGAATAAACTCACAGATTACGGTCCTAGCGACGATTCTCTTGCCGAGTACCAGATCGATGCTTTCCACGGTCTTTTATCTCCGCCAGCTGAGCCTGTTGTAAATGGGGTCTGTCGGGAGTTGGCAGCACAGCTTCAGAAAGCCATGAAGCAGGGAATCAGAAAATGGCAAATTATTATAGACCCTGGCATTGGCTTTGCCAAAAATCTCCCACAAAACTTGACTTTGATGCAAAGGGCTAAGGCTTTGAAGCAGTATGCTCAAAACGATTTGAAGCTGGGCAACTACACATCTTTCAACGGATTAGCGTTGCTTATTGGAGCTAGCAGAAAGAATTTCTTAGGCACCATCACGGGGACTACCGAAGCATCGCAGAGACTTATACCCACGGTATCGACTGTTGTGGCTTGCATTCAGCAAAACACCGATATTGTCAGGGTTCACGATGTTGCCGAGGTAAAACAGGCCGTGCAAACCGCTGACGCCATCTACAAGGGGATCTACTGAGCGGATGGGCCGGACTTCAAATGGAGGTGGAGATGTAACTGTTCACTACCTTCCTGCAATCGAGCTTATCTTAACCTACTTCAAATGAATAACCTGACTGTGATTATTAGCATATAAAAAGCAATTCAATTTGATGCCAAACTAACTCATTTTCTTCCcgattcttcttctttcaattACATGGAGAAGCATTTAACTGGTCTTGCTGCTTCAGTCCTGCAAATACCGCTCTCGTTTAGCGGCTCCATAGAGAATCGGAgtttgcacccatttcgATGCACCTTACACAAAATGAGGCACCTCTCAAATTGGACTTTCTGGTTACCAAAGCCCTCATACTAtaaaaatttgatgaatCCACGGTAAAAATCGAAAATTTTGTGCAGATGTGGCCATTATACCCATCTACTTACCACCAGGTGCCTATGTGTAACTTTGATCACATCGGGTGCGCAgcataaaaaaaaaaaattttgcaTCATCAACTCCTTTGGATCTTCAACTTATtccccaaaaaaaatttaaaaatGTTCCCAAG
This window encodes:
- the FOL1 gene encoding trifunctional dihydropteroate synthetase/dihydrohydroxymethylpterin pyrophosphokinase/dihydroneopterin aldolase FOL1, whose product is MSDKVYISGLQGHAIVGLDHWQKPVPHPVSIDATFSTDFTSASEKDNLKYSLNYAVIADHLSKFLAQNSQKNFHSLGGLGRDLFVSLAHERSKCTGVELTVSAPKLDIRAPVSFTTDGTVGTYKVHGLRALTLIGVFTFERLNRQFVELDIDLTMGKDVTHLHVPAVSASVCEYLEQANFKTVEALVKHASQWILQEFMAVESVHVRVTKPNAIVYTDGVGVSCKCTREEFVGVDPIKFNLAPKNGTSFDLPVEENGHSHSASVQIAYIAFGSNEGNQLDNISKALALLESHPSISIQSTSSLYVSKPMYHTDQADFYNGVVRVQCENMSPHELLKLIKDIEYTHLKRFKEFDNGPRTIDLDIVLFGNRTLNTPDLVVPHKSMLERTFVLQPLCELVPPDFIHPVSAEPIHDHLRKLLATFPDPTVQESAELLSVVPGNRTHHLTFSHNSKRPTLIMGIFNSTPDSFSDGGKHFKLTEEDIVKAALKLKAEGASVIDVGGVSTKPGSHAPSVNEELDRVVPVVKTIRSCKDLDDVFVSVDTYRAEVAAKVLEAGADIINDISMGTFDPGLFPVIAKYGCGYIMSHTRGTPATMNKLTDYGPSDDSLAEYQIDAFHGLLSPPAEPVVNGVCRELAAQLQKAMKQGIRKWQIIIDPGIGFAKNLPQNLTLMQRAKALKQYAQNDLKSGNYTSFNGLALLIGASRKNFLGTITGTTEASQRLIPTVSTVVACIQQNTDIVRVHDVAEVKQAVQTADAIYKGIY